In Sulfuricurvum sp., a single window of DNA contains:
- a CDS encoding DUF5309 family protein yields the protein MEGLLSTTDKFGRRADLFNDIKEIGWTTTPFFASLTAKAPASDTNSSFGHEWNYMNIPQGSDTNAYDEGSAPAPATKFGGGNAKNHYQIFKDTYGVTGSEDVGTETDGKKAKARQMAMSSFDHRMSIERALLSATAPVQRDNTVGAKVAGKLGGVKHFLTVNNDFDMSVAGVGTALTWKILREILKPGFFSNMPVRILMMNDTQKDALDDILFSKTTGTSFASERLDNNITMIGNTAYGNNIKVIVSPFLAQDEILAYNPEFVNPVVYRPTFSKDIPSGDDVNAGQFITEMTLRVHHELAICRLKGLAV from the coding sequence ATGGAAGGATTATTAAGTACAACGGATAAGTTTGGTCGTAGAGCGGATCTTTTTAATGATATTAAAGAGATTGGGTGGACAACAACCCCATTTTTTGCATCATTGACTGCTAAAGCACCAGCGAGTGACACAAACTCATCTTTTGGTCATGAGTGGAATTATATGAATATTCCACAAGGTAGTGATACCAATGCGTATGATGAGGGCTCAGCTCCTGCCCCTGCAACTAAATTTGGAGGTGGAAATGCAAAAAATCATTACCAAATTTTCAAAGATACCTATGGTGTAACCGGTTCGGAAGATGTAGGTACTGAAACCGACGGTAAAAAAGCAAAAGCCCGTCAAATGGCTATGAGCTCATTCGATCACCGTATGTCAATTGAACGTGCTTTACTAAGTGCTACTGCTCCGGTACAGCGTGACAATACTGTAGGCGCAAAAGTAGCTGGTAAATTGGGTGGTGTAAAACATTTCCTTACCGTAAATAATGACTTCGATATGTCTGTAGCAGGTGTTGGTACTGCTTTGACGTGGAAGATTCTGCGTGAGATTTTGAAACCTGGTTTCTTTAGCAATATGCCGGTACGTATTTTGATGATGAACGATACTCAAAAAGATGCGCTTGATGACATTTTATTCTCTAAAACTACCGGAACTTCGTTCGCTTCGGAGCGTTTAGATAATAACATTACAATGATCGGGAATACGGCATACGGTAACAATATTAAAGTTATTGTAAGCCCATTTTTGGCTCAGGATGAGATTTTGGCATATAACCCTGAGTTCGTAAACCCAGTAGTTTATCGTCCAACATTTTCAAAAGATATCCCTAGCGGTGATGATGTCAATGCCGGACAGTTTATTACAGAGATGACATTGCGCGTCCATCATGAGTTGGCAATCTGCCGTCTCAAAGGTTTGGCGGTTTAA